A single genomic interval of Streptomyces sp. NBC_00663 harbors:
- a CDS encoding TIGR03086 family metal-binding protein, whose protein sequence is MTDPRPLFSRATGQAAELIATVRPGQLPDPTPCTDYDVRTLLSHIVGACTRIAVCGERGNGLDVPLFVDGVPDDGWPQAYEDIRGRVVAAWASDERLATPVRVPWGEVLGREALPAYVMEVVTHTWDLSEGLGRPLPLDPELAAYALAVAREALPDDPREDRPFQPVVTAPEGADVYGELAAWLGRRPLSPA, encoded by the coding sequence ATGACCGACCCCCGCCCCCTGTTCAGCCGGGCCACCGGCCAGGCCGCCGAGCTCATCGCGACGGTACGGCCCGGACAGCTGCCGGATCCCACTCCCTGCACCGACTACGACGTACGCACCCTGCTCAGCCATATCGTCGGCGCCTGTACCCGCATCGCGGTGTGCGGGGAGCGCGGGAACGGGCTCGACGTCCCGCTGTTCGTGGACGGCGTTCCGGACGACGGCTGGCCACAGGCCTACGAGGACATCAGGGGCCGGGTCGTCGCGGCGTGGGCGAGCGACGAGCGGCTGGCGACGCCGGTGCGGGTGCCGTGGGGGGAGGTACTGGGCCGGGAGGCGCTGCCCGCGTATGTGATGGAGGTCGTGACGCACACCTGGGACCTCTCGGAGGGGCTGGGCCGCCCGCTCCCCCTCGACCCCGAACTGGCCGCGTACGCGCTCGCCGTCGCCCGTGAGGCGCTGCCCGACGACCCGCGCGAGGACCGCCCGTTCCAGCCGGTGGTGACGGCCCCCGAGGGAGCCGACGTCTACGGGGAGCTGGCGGCCTGGCTCGGGCGGCGGCCGCTCAGCCCAGCCTGA
- a CDS encoding DUF4190 domain-containing protein — protein sequence MQLTASRTETTTTDTRPAARDADGMAVAAFILGLVGLLVLNIFLGPVAIALATVALWRGTARRGRAFLGLGLGIADLLVLVAAMQMDSTVSWSF from the coding sequence ATGCAGCTCACCGCATCGCGCACCGAAACCACCACCACCGACACCCGCCCCGCCGCCCGCGACGCCGACGGCATGGCCGTGGCCGCCTTCATCCTCGGCCTCGTAGGCCTCCTCGTCCTCAACATCTTCCTCGGCCCCGTCGCCATCGCCCTGGCGACCGTCGCCCTGTGGCGCGGCACCGCCCGTCGCGGCCGCGCCTTCCTCGGCCTGGGTCTCGGCATCGCCGACCTCCTCGTCCTGGTCGCCGCCATGCAGATGGACAGCACGGTGTCCTGGAGCTTCTAG
- a CDS encoding SDR family oxidoreductase, translated as MTTMATHVITGAGSGIGAAVARRLHARGDDLVLHARDAGRAKELAAEFPGAKTLVGDLADPDKLSWAFSHQSLPGRVDSLLHIAGIVDLGPVGDLTPKSWRHQLNVNLVSPAELTRHFLPQLRVARGHVVFVNSGAGLNAHADWSAYAASKHGLKALADSLRHEEHGNGVRVTSVYPGRTASPMQAKVHQQEGKEYDASKWIDAESVATTILMALDLPRDAEVNDLTVRPGR; from the coding sequence ATGACGACCATGGCTACACATGTGATCACCGGGGCGGGCTCCGGCATCGGCGCGGCCGTCGCCCGCCGCCTCCACGCGCGCGGCGACGACCTCGTCCTCCACGCGCGCGACGCGGGCCGCGCGAAGGAACTGGCGGCGGAGTTCCCCGGCGCGAAGACGCTCGTGGGCGACCTGGCCGACCCGGACAAGCTGTCCTGGGCCTTCTCCCACCAGTCGCTGCCCGGCCGGGTCGACTCGCTCCTGCACATCGCGGGCATCGTCGACCTGGGCCCGGTCGGCGACCTCACCCCGAAGTCCTGGCGCCACCAACTGAACGTCAACCTCGTCTCCCCGGCCGAGCTGACCCGCCACTTCCTGCCCCAACTCCGCGTCGCGCGCGGCCATGTGGTGTTCGTGAACTCGGGCGCGGGCCTCAACGCCCACGCCGACTGGTCCGCGTACGCCGCGTCCAAGCACGGCCTGAAGGCCCTCGCCGACTCCCTGCGCCACGAGGAGCACGGCAACGGCGTCCGGGTCACCTCGGTCTACCCCGGCCGCACGGCGAGCCCCATGCAGGCCAAGGTCCACCAGCAGGAGGGCAAGGAGTACGACGCCTCGAAGTGGATCGACGCCGAGTCGGTGGCGACGACGATCCTGATGGCGCTCGACCTGCCCAGGGACGCCGAGGTCAACGATCTGACCGTACGCCCGGGCCGGTGA
- the mnmA gene encoding tRNA 2-thiouridine(34) synthase MnmA, with protein MTHSTQRPLRVLAAMSGGVDSAVAAARAAEAGHDVTGVHLALSANPQSFRTGARGCCTIEDSRDARRAADVIGIPFYVWDLADRFREDVVEDFVAEYEAGRTPNPCLRCNEKIKFAALLDKALALGFDAVCTGHYAQVIVGEDGSRELHRASDMAKDQSYVLGVLDEKQLAHALFPLGDTVTTKDEIRAEAERRGLAVAKKPDSHDICFIADGDTQGFLANRLGKAEGDILDESGSKVGTHEGAFGFTIGQRKGLRIGTPAADGKPRYVLDISPVDNTVTVGPAASLDVSALTAIKPRWCGTAPEGPGTYTAQLRAHGGETEVSAELVDGELRVSFTEPVRGVAPGQAIVLYDGTRVVGSATIASTTRATAAATA; from the coding sequence ATGACTCACTCCACGCAGCGCCCCCTCCGCGTCCTCGCCGCCATGTCCGGTGGCGTGGACTCCGCCGTCGCCGCCGCCCGTGCCGCCGAGGCCGGCCATGACGTGACCGGTGTCCACCTCGCCCTCTCGGCGAACCCGCAATCGTTCCGCACGGGCGCGCGTGGCTGTTGCACCATCGAGGACTCACGCGACGCCCGCCGCGCGGCCGACGTCATCGGCATCCCGTTCTACGTCTGGGACCTCGCCGACCGCTTCCGCGAGGACGTGGTCGAGGACTTCGTCGCCGAGTACGAGGCCGGGCGCACCCCCAACCCGTGTCTGCGCTGCAACGAGAAGATCAAGTTCGCGGCCCTGCTCGACAAGGCGCTCGCGCTCGGCTTCGACGCGGTCTGCACGGGCCACTACGCCCAGGTGATCGTCGGCGAGGACGGCTCCCGCGAGCTGCACCGCGCCTCCGACATGGCCAAGGACCAGTCGTACGTCCTCGGCGTCCTGGACGAGAAGCAGCTGGCCCACGCCCTCTTCCCGCTCGGCGACACCGTGACGACCAAGGACGAGATCCGCGCCGAGGCCGAGCGCAGGGGGCTGGCGGTCGCCAAGAAGCCCGACTCGCACGACATCTGCTTCATCGCCGACGGCGACACCCAGGGCTTCCTCGCGAACCGGCTCGGCAAGGCCGAGGGCGACATCCTCGACGAGTCGGGCTCGAAGGTCGGCACCCACGAGGGCGCGTTCGGCTTCACCATCGGCCAGCGCAAGGGCCTGCGCATCGGCACCCCGGCCGCCGACGGCAAGCCGCGCTACGTCCTGGACATCTCCCCGGTGGACAACACGGTGACGGTCGGCCCGGCCGCGTCCCTGGACGTGAGCGCCCTCACCGCGATCAAGCCCCGCTGGTGCGGGACGGCGCCCGAGGGCCCCGGCACCTACACCGCCCAGCTCCGCGCCCACGGCGGCGAGACCGAGGTGAGCGCGGAACTGGTCGACGGCGAGCTCCGGGTCTCCTTCACGGAGCCGGTCCGCGGGGTCGCCCCCGGCCAGGCGATCGTGCTCTACGACGGCACGCGCGTGGTGGGTTCGGCGACGATCGCGTCGACCACGCGCGCGACAGCCGCCGCTACCGCGTGA
- a CDS encoding DUF427 domain-containing protein → MTSGHTITIEQGDRHVRVVHGDQVLAESERALVLRETGCPVRYYIPAEDVRLDLLTPSDTHTYCPFKGTASYWSLPDAADLVWSYPEPKPDVGPIKDHLCFYEVEITD, encoded by the coding sequence ATGACCTCAGGACACACGATCACCATCGAGCAAGGCGACCGGCACGTGCGCGTGGTGCACGGCGACCAGGTCCTGGCGGAGAGCGAACGGGCGCTGGTCCTCAGGGAGACGGGCTGTCCGGTGCGGTACTACATCCCCGCCGAGGACGTCCGCCTCGACCTCCTGACCCCGTCCGACACCCACACCTACTGCCCCTTCAAGGGCACGGCGTCCTACTGGTCACTGCCGGACGCGGCGGACCTGGTGTGGTCCTATCCCGAGCCCAAGCCCGATGTCGGGCCGATCAAGGACCACCTCTGCTTCTACGAGGTGGAAATCACCGATTAG
- a CDS encoding alpha/beta fold hydrolase, with amino-acid sequence MDKKTLSQDGTPIAYELGGHGPAVILISGAMSTGGTVAPLAAALSDRFTVLWYDRRGRGESGDTAPYAVAREVEDLGALIEAAGGEACLWGVSSGGALVLEAAASGLPVRKVAVYETPFADFSEHGSKQRAEYTENLTAALAEGRRGDAVELFLRLTGMPDEMIQGARQSPAWPGMEAAAPSLAYDNAVMGDGLVPRERLASITVPVLAVAGGASPDWLQEATRAVAEAVPQGSYRNLAGQTHMVDPNALAPVLAEYFTR; translated from the coding sequence ATGGACAAGAAGACTCTCTCCCAGGACGGCACGCCGATCGCCTACGAGCTCGGCGGCCACGGCCCCGCAGTCATCCTGATCAGCGGCGCGATGTCCACCGGTGGCACCGTCGCACCCCTGGCAGCGGCGCTCTCCGACCGCTTCACGGTCCTCTGGTACGACCGGCGGGGGCGCGGCGAGAGCGGAGACACCGCGCCCTACGCGGTGGCACGCGAGGTCGAGGATCTCGGCGCGCTGATCGAGGCGGCGGGCGGCGAGGCGTGTCTGTGGGGCGTCTCGTCGGGCGGGGCGCTGGTGCTGGAAGCGGCGGCGAGCGGGCTGCCGGTGCGCAAGGTCGCCGTGTACGAGACACCGTTCGCCGACTTCTCCGAGCACGGCTCGAAACAGCGCGCCGAGTACACCGAGAACCTGACGGCGGCGCTCGCGGAGGGCCGCCGTGGGGACGCGGTCGAGCTGTTCCTCCGGCTCACCGGCATGCCCGACGAGATGATCCAGGGCGCCCGCCAGTCCCCCGCGTGGCCCGGCATGGAGGCCGCCGCGCCGAGTCTCGCCTACGACAACGCCGTCATGGGCGACGGTCTGGTGCCCCGGGAGCGGCTGGCCTCGATCACCGTCCCCGTCCTGGCCGTCGCGGGCGGAGCGAGCCCCGACTGGCTCCAGGAGGCCACGCGGGCGGTCGCGGAGGCGGTGCCGCAAGGCTCGTACCGGAACCTGGCGGGTCAGACCCACATGGTGGACCCGAACGCCTTGGCTCCGGTGCTCGCCGAGTACTTCACGCGGTAG
- a CDS encoding cysteine desulfurase family protein: MAYLDHAATTPMLPEAVEALAAQLAVTGNASALHAAGRRARRTVEESREALAESLGARPSEVVFTSGGTEADNLAVKGLYWSRRDADPARTRVLASPVEHHAVLDAVHWLGEHEGATVEYLPVDTYGRVHPDALREAIARDPDDVALATVMWANNEIGTILPVRELANVCAEFGVPLHADAVQAYGQIPVDFAASGLAAMTVSGHKVGGPYGIGALLLGREYTPVPVLHGGGQERHVRSGTLDVPAIASFAVAGRLAAEQREWFAREIGALRDALVEAVRTAVPDAILGGDPVDRLPANAHFTFPGCEGDSLLLLLDAQGIECSTGSACTAGVAQPSHVLLATGTDPDLARGTLRFSFGHTSTEADVEAVAKAIGPAVERARAAGLT; encoded by the coding sequence ATGGCTTACCTCGACCACGCCGCGACCACCCCGATGCTTCCCGAGGCAGTCGAGGCGCTCGCCGCACAGCTGGCCGTCACCGGCAACGCCTCCGCCCTCCACGCGGCCGGCCGCCGTGCGAGGCGCACCGTCGAGGAGTCCCGCGAGGCGCTCGCCGAATCCCTCGGCGCCCGCCCCAGCGAGGTCGTCTTCACCTCCGGCGGCACCGAGGCCGACAACCTCGCCGTGAAGGGCCTGTACTGGTCCCGTCGCGACGCCGACCCGGCCCGCACCCGGGTGCTCGCCAGCCCCGTGGAGCATCACGCCGTCCTCGACGCCGTCCACTGGCTCGGCGAACACGAGGGCGCCACCGTCGAGTACCTCCCGGTCGACACCTACGGCCGCGTCCACCCCGACGCCCTGCGCGAGGCCATCGCCCGCGACCCCGACGACGTGGCCCTCGCCACCGTCATGTGGGCCAACAACGAGATCGGCACGATCCTGCCGGTCCGCGAACTGGCCAACGTCTGCGCCGAGTTCGGCGTCCCGCTGCACGCCGACGCGGTCCAGGCCTACGGCCAGATCCCCGTCGACTTCGCCGCCTCGGGGCTGGCCGCGATGACGGTCTCCGGCCACAAGGTCGGCGGTCCGTACGGCATCGGCGCCCTGTTGCTGGGCCGCGAGTACACGCCCGTACCGGTTCTGCACGGCGGCGGCCAGGAGCGTCACGTCCGCTCCGGCACCCTCGACGTGCCCGCCATCGCCTCCTTCGCCGTCGCCGGCCGGCTCGCCGCCGAGCAGCGCGAGTGGTTCGCCCGCGAGATCGGCGCACTGCGCGACGCGCTCGTCGAGGCGGTCCGTACGGCGGTCCCGGACGCGATCCTCGGCGGCGACCCGGTGGACCGGCTTCCCGCCAACGCCCACTTCACCTTCCCGGGCTGCGAGGGCGACTCGCTGCTGCTGCTTCTCGACGCCCAGGGCATCGAGTGCTCCACCGGCTCCGCCTGCACCGCCGGCGTCGCCCAGCCCAGCCATGTCCTCCTGGCCACCGGCACCGACCCCGACCTGGCCCGCGGCACCCTGCGCTTCTCCTTCGGCCACACCTCCACGGAGGCGGACGTGGAAGCGGTGGCCAAGGCCATCGGCCCGGCGGTGGAACGGGCACGCGCGGCGGGGCTGACCTAG
- a CDS encoding N-acetylmuramoyl-L-alanine amidase, with the protein MGATEASKDGDRRIGRRALLIGGAGAAIGTGVLARDELARLWWRTPGVEKPRKAGEVDFAGARWVAASEANWRRADRPDDYGIDMVIVHVTQGSLSSAVKAFQDPGHQAAAHYIVGQNGRVTQMIRELDVAYHAGNRDYNERSVGIEHEGFVDRPQDFTDEMYAASARLTARICARYDIPVDREHIIGHVEVPGTDHTDPGEHWDWDRYMKLVRTARTATATATA; encoded by the coding sequence ATGGGGGCGACAGAGGCATCCAAGGACGGCGACCGGCGCATCGGCCGGCGCGCCCTGCTGATCGGCGGCGCGGGGGCCGCGATCGGCACAGGCGTGCTGGCGCGGGACGAGCTGGCGCGTCTGTGGTGGCGTACGCCCGGCGTGGAGAAGCCCCGCAAGGCGGGCGAGGTCGACTTCGCGGGCGCGCGCTGGGTGGCGGCGTCGGAGGCGAACTGGCGGCGTGCGGACCGGCCCGACGACTACGGCATAGACATGGTGATCGTCCATGTCACCCAGGGCAGCCTCTCCAGCGCGGTGAAGGCCTTCCAGGACCCGGGGCACCAAGCGGCGGCGCACTACATAGTCGGCCAGAACGGCCGCGTCACCCAGATGATCCGCGAGCTGGACGTGGCGTACCACGCGGGCAACCGCGACTACAACGAACGCAGTGTCGGTATCGAGCACGAGGGATTCGTGGACCGGCCGCAGGACTTCACGGACGAGATGTACGCGGCCTCGGCGCGTCTGACGGCGAGGATCTGCGCGCGCTACGACATACCCGTCGACCGCGAGCACATCATCGGCCATGTCGAGGTGCCGGGCACGGACCACACCGACCCGGGCGAGCACTGGGACTGGGACCGGTACATGAAGCTGGTGCGCACGGCGCGCACCGCCACCGCCACCGCCACCGCCTGA
- a CDS encoding TIGR00730 family Rossman fold protein, with product MRICVFLSAADLDDRYTRPAREFAKLLGKGGHTLVWGGSDVGLMKVVADGVQEAGGRLAGVSVEFLAAKVRPGVDEMVIAKDLAERKRLLLEKADAVVIMVGGTGTLDEATEILELKKHGHTDKPVVLLNTAGFYDGLKEQFRRMEDEGFLPLPLTDLVFFAEEPVGALAYLEEGQGIA from the coding sequence ATGCGTATCTGTGTCTTCCTCTCCGCCGCCGACCTCGACGACCGTTACACGCGCCCCGCGCGCGAGTTCGCGAAACTGCTGGGCAAGGGCGGGCACACGCTCGTCTGGGGCGGCTCGGACGTCGGCCTGATGAAGGTCGTCGCCGACGGCGTGCAGGAGGCGGGCGGCAGGCTCGCCGGGGTGTCGGTGGAGTTCCTCGCCGCCAAGGTCCGCCCCGGCGTCGACGAGATGGTGATCGCGAAGGACCTCGCCGAGCGCAAGAGGCTGCTCCTGGAGAAGGCCGACGCGGTCGTGATCATGGTGGGCGGCACCGGCACGCTCGACGAGGCCACCGAGATCCTGGAGCTGAAGAAGCACGGCCACACGGACAAGCCGGTGGTCCTGCTCAACACCGCGGGCTTCTACGACGGGTTGAAGGAACAGTTCCGCCGCATGGAGGACGAGGGCTTCCTGCCGCTCCCACTGACCGACCTGGTGTTCTTCGCGGAGGAGCCGGTGGGGGCGCTCGCCTACCTGGAGGAGGGCCAGGGCATCGCGTAG
- a CDS encoding TetR family transcriptional regulator: MSHTLGIRQAQKQKTRQALLDAALGLLEEQSLSSLGLREVTRAVGVAPTAFYRHFRSTADLGTALVEEALGSLHPMIRTTVSAADDSEQRIARAVELIARHVDAYPAHVRFIARERHGGVQPVREAIREQLARFGQEVKDELAKDPESADWSDDDLLMLADLYVDQMLITASLFLEALEGPAEERERVAQVATRQMRLISIGREHWRA; this comes from the coding sequence ATGAGTCACACCCTCGGCATCCGGCAGGCCCAGAAGCAGAAGACCCGACAGGCGCTCCTGGACGCGGCGTTGGGTCTGCTGGAGGAGCAGAGCCTGAGCAGCCTGGGCCTGCGCGAGGTCACGCGCGCGGTCGGCGTCGCCCCGACCGCCTTCTACCGGCACTTCCGCTCCACCGCGGATCTCGGCACGGCACTGGTCGAGGAGGCGCTGGGCAGCCTGCACCCGATGATCCGGACGACGGTGTCCGCGGCGGACGACAGCGAACAACGCATAGCGCGCGCCGTCGAGCTGATCGCCCGTCACGTGGACGCGTACCCCGCACATGTCCGTTTTATCGCCCGGGAACGACATGGCGGGGTCCAGCCGGTGCGGGAGGCCATCCGGGAGCAACTGGCCCGGTTCGGCCAGGAGGTGAAGGACGAGCTGGCCAAGGACCCCGAGTCCGCCGACTGGAGCGACGACGACCTCCTCATGCTCGCCGATCTCTATGTCGACCAGATGCTGATCACGGCCTCGCTCTTTCTGGAGGCGCTGGAGGGTCCGGCCGAGGAGCGGGAGCGGGTCGCGCAGGTCGCCACCCGTCAGATGCGCCTCATCAGCATCGGCCGGGAGCACTGGCGGGCCTGA
- a CDS encoding methionine synthase, with translation MSENSPFTFAPATGVGSLPGGDAREAAKTSTGSFEDFPFLAELPARGPGADMIGRTAGMLVEMYARVEPSGWRLGDRPGRDTKRARSWLGEDLDSLEEFTQGYEGQLKVQAVGPWTLATALELRNGESVLSDAGACRDLAGSLAEGLREHLAEVRRRVPGAQLVLQLDEPSLIAVLRGHVKTASGYRTHRAVDRQLVESALRDVVGVHGEGPVVVHSCAPDVPFALLRRAGAAAVSFDFSLLTERDDDAIGEAVEGGTRLFAGVVPGTDTALSDPAGSVMGVRTLWRRLGLHPGLLAEAVTVTPTCGLAGASPEYARRALAHCVQAARSLADNPE, from the coding sequence GTGAGTGAAAACAGCCCGTTCACCTTCGCCCCCGCCACCGGCGTCGGGTCCCTGCCCGGCGGCGACGCCCGGGAGGCCGCAAAGACCAGCACCGGGTCCTTCGAGGACTTCCCCTTCCTCGCCGAGCTCCCCGCCCGTGGACCCGGCGCCGACATGATCGGCCGTACCGCGGGGATGCTCGTCGAGATGTACGCGCGCGTCGAGCCCAGCGGCTGGCGGCTCGGGGACCGGCCGGGCCGGGACACCAAACGGGCGCGGTCATGGCTCGGTGAAGACCTCGACTCCCTGGAGGAGTTCACGCAAGGGTACGAGGGACAGCTGAAGGTGCAGGCCGTCGGCCCCTGGACCCTCGCGACCGCCCTGGAACTGAGGAACGGTGAGTCCGTCCTCTCCGACGCGGGCGCCTGCCGCGACCTCGCCGGCTCCCTCGCCGAGGGGCTGCGCGAGCATCTCGCCGAGGTGCGGCGCCGCGTCCCCGGCGCCCAGCTCGTCCTCCAGCTCGACGAGCCCTCCCTCATCGCCGTGCTCCGCGGGCACGTCAAGACCGCCAGCGGCTACCGCACCCACCGCGCCGTCGACCGGCAGCTCGTCGAGTCCGCGCTCCGCGATGTCGTCGGGGTTCACGGCGAAGGCCCCGTCGTGGTCCACTCGTGCGCACCGGACGTCCCGTTCGCCCTGCTGCGCCGGGCGGGCGCGGCGGCGGTCTCCTTCGACTTCTCGCTCCTCACCGAGCGTGACGACGACGCGATCGGTGAGGCCGTGGAAGGCGGGACCCGGCTCTTCGCCGGTGTCGTACCGGGCACGGACACGGCATTGTCAGACCCTGCCGGTAGCGTCATGGGTGTCAGGACGCTGTGGCGCAGGCTGGGGCTGCATCCGGGGCTTCTCGCGGAGGCGGTGACGGTCACTCCGACGTGCGGCCTCGCGGGGGCCTCCCCGGAGTACGCGCGCAGGGCGCTCGCCCACTGCGTCCAGGCGGCGAGATCTCTCGCGGACAACCCAGAGTAA